CCTGAGCTTGCTGCTGATATTGCAGAGCAAGGTATGGTACTAACTGGCGGTGGCGCATTATTATGTGAGCTTGACCGTTTGTTATCTGAAGAATCTGGTATTCCTGTTATTGTTGCCGATGATCCTCTTACTTGTGTTGCTCGTGGCGGCGGTATGGCGTTAGAGATGATCGATACACATGGTGGTGATGTCTTTAACGGAGATTGATATTAATTAGCGTGGTTTAATCACTGCGCTAACATTCAATAAAAATATCCATGAAACCAATTTTTACCCGCGGTCCCTCGTTTACATTAAGGCTATCCATTGTGATAGCCTGTTGCGTTGGTTTACTGATAGCCGACAATAAATATAATCTCTTTTCCCCTGCACGTGTTTATTTAAACTCTATTGTTGCCCCTATTCAATACATTGCTGATGCGCCACAAAAGTTGTTTGGTTCATTCTCTGAAAACCTGATGACCAGACAAGCGCTAGTGGATCGCAATCAGCAGCTTGAAAAAGATAATCTACATTTAAAAGCAGATCGTCTTTTATTAGGACAATTGCAAAATGAAAATAAGCAACTTCGTGAATTATTAAACTCGGAAAAAAAATTCAAATATAAACGTATGATCACTGAAGTAATGAGTTTACGTTCAGATCCCTTTACACATCAATTATTGATTGATAAAGGCGCGTTAAATGGTGTTTATTTAGGGCAACCAGTCATCAATGAGCAAGGTGTGGTTGGACAAGTTTCACAGGTGGGTAGTACGACTAGCCGTGTTGTGTTAATTGTTGATGCTACCCACGGTATTCCGGTACGTGTTCAACGTAATGATGTGATTGCAATTGTTCACGGCAGTGGCGCTTGGGATCAATTAAAAGTACCTTTTGTACAAAGTAATGCAGATATAAAAGAGGGTGATTTATTAGTGACCTCTGGTTTAGGCGGTCGTTTTCCTGCCGGTTACCCCGTTGCTAAAATCAGTCGTTTTGAGTATCAAGAAGGTGAGTTGTATGCAACGGTGACGGCTACACCTGTTGCTGATCTAGATAGAAGCCGTTATTTACTCTTATTATGGAATGATGATCCGTTAGCTGATGCTGATTTAACGTTAGATTCACCGGAATTATTCGATGTCCCTGTTCAATAGTTATAAAATAATTTATCTGTCTTTTTTATTCTGTCTTGTGGCAGCCATTTTTCCATTACCGATCATGTTTAATGCTTTTAGGCCCGATTGGATGCTATTAGTACTTTCTTATTGGGTGATGGCGTTACCGCATCGAGTTAATATCGGACATGCGTTTATATTGGGGCTGTTATTAGATTTATTATTAGGCTCTATTCTAGGAATGCACGGATTATTATTTGCATTGTTAGCGTATTTTACGAGTATTAATTTCCAACGTTTTCGTAATTTTACGTTAGTACAAACGACGTTATTATTGGGGTTATTTATTTTTTTAGCGAAAGTCGGCTTATATTGGATAGCATCAAGCATGCAAGAAATTACCTTACATCGTCCTTATTTTTGGTCTATTTTTACTTCTATGCTTATTTGGCCTTGGTTCTTTCTGTTTATGCGTTTTATACGTGTTCATTATAGGGTTAGTTAATGTCTATTCAATTATTTTTGGCTTCAAATTCACCACGCAGAGGTGAGTTGTTGTCGCAAATTAATGTTCAATTTGAACGTATTAGTGCGCCTATTGACGAAACAAAAATAAGCACAGAAAGCAGTGCAGAGTATGTACAGCGTTTAGCCTTAGAAAAAGCATTGGCTGGATTAGTTAAAAATAACCAGCAAGGTTTAGTGTTAGGCGCTGATACGATTGTTGTATGTGGTGACGTAGTGATGGAAAAACCATTAAATAAACAACACGCACAACAAATGATGACATTGTTATCGGGTAATACACATCAAGTATTGACGGCTATTGCATTGGTGACTAAACAGAAACAAGTCGTCAAGTTAGTGGTTACAGAGGTCACGTTCAAAACCTTAACTGAACAAGAAATTTCGGACTATTGGGAAACGGGTGAACCACAGGATAAAGCGGGTGGTTATGGTATCCAAGGGATTGCAGGTCAATTTGTCACCCATATTTCAGGTAGTTATAGTGCAGTAGTAGGGCTTCCTCTCTATGAAACAGCGCAACTTATTAAATGCTTTAGAGAGGCTTAACATGTCCGTTGAATTATTAATGAATATCACCCCCACTGAAACTCGTGTGGCTTTAATCGAGGGTGGTGTTTTACAAGAGTTACATAT
Above is a genomic segment from Psychromonas sp. L1A2 containing:
- the mreD gene encoding rod shape-determining protein MreD — encoded protein: MSLFNSYKIIYLSFLFCLVAAIFPLPIMFNAFRPDWMLLVLSYWVMALPHRVNIGHAFILGLLLDLLLGSILGMHGLLFALLAYFTSINFQRFRNFTLVQTTLLLGLFIFLAKVGLYWIASSMQEITLHRPYFWSIFTSMLIWPWFFLFMRFIRVHYRVS
- a CDS encoding Maf family protein; the protein is MSIQLFLASNSPRRGELLSQINVQFERISAPIDETKISTESSAEYVQRLALEKALAGLVKNNQQGLVLGADTIVVCGDVVMEKPLNKQHAQQMMTLLSGNTHQVLTAIALVTKQKQVVKLVVTEVTFKTLTEQEISDYWETGEPQDKAGGYGIQGIAGQFVTHISGSYSAVVGLPLYETAQLIKCFREA
- the mreC gene encoding rod shape-determining protein MreC, encoding MKPIFTRGPSFTLRLSIVIACCVGLLIADNKYNLFSPARVYLNSIVAPIQYIADAPQKLFGSFSENLMTRQALVDRNQQLEKDNLHLKADRLLLGQLQNENKQLRELLNSEKKFKYKRMITEVMSLRSDPFTHQLLIDKGALNGVYLGQPVINEQGVVGQVSQVGSTTSRVVLIVDATHGIPVRVQRNDVIAIVHGSGAWDQLKVPFVQSNADIKEGDLLVTSGLGGRFPAGYPVAKISRFEYQEGELYATVTATPVADLDRSRYLLLLWNDDPLADADLTLDSPELFDVPVQ